In Planktothrix sp. FACHB-1365, the following proteins share a genomic window:
- a CDS encoding tetratricopeptide repeat protein — MSNRTQLLVSRVLVAVIAMTTPQIAQATEIVAQANPQANKQLNDLLEQGRKLVDAGDLENAITIYTQAVALDPRNAKIYSGIAYLEALRGNFQVAAQYYQNALILEPNNADFQYGLGFSLANLQQYDAAADAYRRATMLKRDNIQAHQGLAATLFRKGDYTGAIRAYQTILTLDPRNWQAYSSMGMAFLKQENVMKALEVLQQAAMIAPNEASIQIKLGAALLKYGDRNGGVAAFERAAQLAPRDGDVQFQIGEIFKAEENWEAASQAYQRALALKPTLMEANAALGELQLAQQDYVGAIISYRRVIENNPNDASAHFNMGLALKGRGSREQQAIASFQKALELYQQQGNPEGVKKTQAALQQLQPKKK, encoded by the coding sequence GTGTCAAATCGAACTCAATTGTTAGTTAGTCGTGTTTTAGTGGCTGTGATTGCCATGACCACACCACAAATTGCTCAAGCTACGGAAATTGTAGCTCAAGCCAACCCCCAAGCCAACAAACAGCTTAATGATTTGTTAGAACAGGGCCGAAAGTTGGTGGATGCTGGAGATCTGGAAAATGCCATTACCATCTATACCCAAGCGGTTGCTTTAGATCCTAGAAACGCTAAAATTTATTCAGGGATTGCCTATTTAGAAGCGTTACGCGGTAACTTCCAAGTTGCGGCTCAATATTATCAAAATGCCTTAATCTTAGAACCTAATAATGCGGATTTTCAGTATGGTTTAGGGTTTAGTTTAGCCAATTTACAACAATATGATGCGGCGGCGGATGCCTATCGTCGGGCGACAATGCTCAAACGCGATAATATTCAAGCCCATCAAGGGTTAGCCGCAACCTTATTCCGTAAAGGGGACTATACAGGGGCAATTCGAGCTTATCAAACTATTCTCACCCTTGACCCGCGTAATTGGCAAGCTTATTCTTCGATGGGGATGGCATTTCTCAAGCAAGAAAACGTGATGAAAGCCTTAGAAGTGCTGCAACAAGCGGCAATGATAGCCCCCAATGAAGCGAGTATTCAAATTAAATTAGGAGCCGCTTTATTAAAATATGGCGATCGCAATGGGGGTGTTGCCGCCTTTGAACGTGCCGCCCAACTCGCTCCCCGTGATGGCGATGTGCAATTCCAAATTGGTGAAATTTTTAAAGCTGAGGAAAACTGGGAAGCCGCCAGCCAAGCTTATCAACGGGCTTTAGCGTTAAAACCAACTTTGATGGAAGCGAATGCAGCCCTGGGAGAATTGCAACTCGCACAACAAGATTATGTCGGGGCAATTATTAGTTATCGTCGGGTGATTGAAAATAATCCCAATGATGCCTCTGCCCATTTTAATATGGGATTGGCGCTGAAAGGCCGAGGCAGTCGAGAGCAACAAGCGATCGCGTCTTTCCAAAAAGCCTTAGAACTTTATCAGCAACAAGGCAATCCCGAAGGCGTCAAAAAAACCCAAGCTGCTTTACAGCAATTACAACCGAAGAAAAAGTAA
- a CDS encoding PIN domain-containing protein → MPNPLSFCDSNIWLYQFLIDPDSDRSEEIKKHNIAINLTNQKNILISTQVINEVCAVLCKKAKLSEIKIKQIIEEFYQGCIVMDIDRNIIVIASDLRIQYNFSFWDSLIVASALSGGADTLYSEDMQDGLIVSRQLNIINPFKL, encoded by the coding sequence ATGCCAAATCCTCTGAGTTTTTGTGATTCTAATATATGGTTATATCAATTTTTGATAGATCCAGATAGCGATCGTTCTGAAGAAATTAAAAAGCATAACATTGCTATCAATTTGACTAATCAAAAAAACATTTTAATTAGTACCCAAGTGATTAATGAAGTTTGTGCTGTTTTATGCAAAAAAGCCAAACTTAGTGAAATTAAAATTAAACAGATTATTGAAGAATTTTATCAGGGTTGTATTGTCATGGATATTGATCGCAATATTATTGTTATAGCTTCTGATTTACGCATTCAATATAATTTCTCGTTTTGGGATAGTTTGATTGTTGCCAGTGCTTTATCGGGTGGTGCAGATACTCTGTATTCTGAAGATATGCAGGATGGGTTAATTGTTTCTCGACAACTCAATATTATTAATCCGTTTAAATTATGA
- a CDS encoding CHAT domain-containing protein — translation MEKLVILKIGEGSFEQGFPVNLQISEKGDRSHISADGKLPPFSIPKQIVISFAFYLCVQRGLHHLAFLLIQKNLDITEFPWTYMIWQSEYRKKLSGFRMMTLSDPVNSFSNLDLIKNGNLLKEQLNHWLNSELFRPIKEKFLQKIETDDIVRVIIQTEDPLLRRLPWYLWDLFASYRLAEVALFSSAFERVEKLVKPKPKVRILAILGDKTGIDINADRKFLENLSNAEPEFLVEPNRQEFNEKLWDENGWDILFFAGHSSSNPDGTTGKMYINSKESLTITDLKYALKKAIERGLQLAIFNSCDGLGIARDLTELQIPQMIVMREPVPDLVAKEFLKYFLNSFSNGKSLYLAVREAREQLHGIENYFPCASWLPVICQNPAENPVSWSNLYDSETSTPIWMTLAGRGLGVAENAVKAWLGVQIVSATFNGLRAMTFQKPDNHVIFIFDILTQLQPTTQTYPLPINIQSLADETDTSAICQELCTLIYSLALPETDIPTVSNFAQLKQQILTVKKQLQKRHLALIFHNCKPHPPLLTCCRKIADTNLGLHILWITDEPLEAPLRGFPPSQDNLLGAMQSWLEEMC, via the coding sequence ATGGAAAAGTTAGTTATTCTTAAAATTGGGGAAGGCAGTTTTGAGCAAGGATTTCCGGTCAACTTGCAGATCTCAGAAAAGGGCGATCGCTCCCACATTTCCGCCGATGGCAAACTTCCCCCCTTTAGTATTCCTAAACAAATCGTCATTAGTTTTGCCTTTTATCTTTGTGTCCAGAGAGGGTTACATCACCTTGCATTCCTGTTAATACAGAAAAATCTCGATATTACTGAATTTCCTTGGACTTACATGATTTGGCAATCAGAATATCGCAAAAAGCTGTCAGGTTTTAGGATGATGACACTATCAGATCCAGTTAACAGCTTTTCAAATCTTGATTTAATAAAAAACGGTAATCTTTTAAAAGAACAGTTAAACCATTGGCTTAATTCAGAACTCTTTCGCCCCATTAAAGAGAAGTTTCTGCAAAAGATAGAAACCGATGATATTGTTCGAGTCATTATTCAGACAGAAGATCCTCTATTGCGAAGATTGCCTTGGTATTTGTGGGATTTATTTGCCAGTTATCGTTTAGCAGAAGTGGCGCTGTTTTCTTCTGCCTTTGAACGAGTAGAAAAGTTAGTTAAACCTAAACCCAAAGTTAGAATATTAGCGATTTTAGGTGATAAAACTGGTATTGATATTAATGCAGATCGGAAATTTTTGGAAAATTTATCTAATGCTGAACCGGAGTTTTTAGTTGAACCCAACCGACAGGAATTTAACGAAAAACTTTGGGATGAGAACGGGTGGGATATTTTATTTTTTGCTGGACATAGTAGCAGTAATCCCGATGGTACGACGGGAAAAATGTATATTAATTCTAAAGAAAGTTTGACGATTACTGATTTAAAATATGCTCTAAAAAAGGCGATTGAACGAGGGTTACAGTTAGCGATTTTCAATTCCTGTGATGGGTTAGGGATTGCTAGAGATTTAACCGAGTTACAGATTCCTCAAATGATTGTCATGCGGGAACCTGTACCGGATTTAGTGGCGAAAGAGTTTTTGAAATATTTTTTAAATTCTTTTTCTAATGGTAAATCTTTATATCTTGCTGTCAGAGAAGCGCGAGAACAGTTACATGGAATAGAAAACTATTTTCCCTGTGCCAGTTGGTTGCCTGTTATTTGTCAAAATCCGGCAGAAAATCCCGTGAGTTGGTCAAATTTGTATGATTCTGAAACTAGCACGCCAATTTGGATGACACTCGCAGGTAGAGGCTTGGGTGTAGCTGAAAATGCGGTAAAAGCATGGCTAGGTGTTCAGATAGTGAGTGCCACATTTAATGGACTAAGAGCAATGACCTTCCAGAAGCCAGATAATCACGTTATTTTTATATTCGACATTCTCACCCAACTCCAACCCACTACCCAAACTTACCCCCTACCTATCAACATTCAATCCCTAGCAGATGAAACAGACACCAGCGCTATTTGTCAAGAACTTTGCACCCTAATTTACTCCCTCGCACTCCCCGAAACAGACATCCCCACTGTCAGCAACTTTGCCCAACTCAAACAACAGATTCTCACCGTAAAAAAACAACTGCAAAAACGCCACCTAGCCCTAATTTTCCATAACTGTAAACCTCATCCCCCACTCCTCACCTGCTGTCGCAAAATTGCCGATACTAACCTGGGTTTACATATCCTCTGGATAACCGATGAACCCCTCGAAGCACCTTTACGCGGGTTTCCCCCCAGTCAGGATAATTTGTTAGGGGCGATGCAAAGTTGGTTAGAGGAAATGTGTTAA
- a CDS encoding nuclear transport factor 2 family protein, whose protein sequence is MTDEQLVLTINKAFYRAFEKQDLEAMSTLWSKGTASVCIHPGRKAVKGWEAIRASWEQIFKATQYLEIETQIISTEINGDIAYVILTENVMQIVGRRRLQATSMATNIYTRMANQWYLIHHHGSPII, encoded by the coding sequence ATGACGGATGAACAACTGGTATTAACGATCAATAAAGCATTTTATCGAGCTTTTGAAAAACAGGATTTAGAAGCCATGAGTACCCTTTGGTCAAAGGGAACTGCTTCGGTTTGCATTCATCCTGGACGGAAAGCGGTGAAAGGATGGGAAGCTATTCGAGCTTCCTGGGAGCAAATTTTTAAAGCCACTCAATATTTAGAAATTGAAACCCAAATTATCTCAACGGAAATTAATGGAGATATTGCTTATGTTATTTTAACAGAAAATGTGATGCAAATTGTCGGTCGCCGTCGCCTGCAAGCAACATCAATGGCAACGAATATTTATACTCGGATGGCAAATCAATGGTATTTAATTCATCATCATGGTAGTCCCATTATTTAA
- the rsmA gene encoding 16S rRNA (adenine(1518)-N(6)/adenine(1519)-N(6))-dimethyltransferase RsmA, with protein MRSPQPRKQFAQHWLRSEKALSKIVKSASLSPSDRILEIGPGTGILTTQLLSGATSVVAVEIDTDLCKNLVKRLGNKENFLLLQGDILTLDIATQLQNFPNFKNPNKVVANIPYNITGPIVEQLLGTIGEPNPNPFQLIVLLVQKEVAQRITAHAGSKTFGALSVRVQYLADCDYICDVPAKAFYPPPKVDSAVIRLRPRPIQHPASNPQYLETLLKLGFSSKRKMLRNNLQSVVSRDQLTQLLEQLEINPQVRAEDLSVEQWVNLSNCLWTELSVNDQQL; from the coding sequence ATGCGATCGCCCCAACCTCGAAAACAATTTGCTCAACATTGGTTACGCAGTGAAAAAGCGTTAAGTAAAATTGTTAAATCTGCGTCATTATCTCCCTCAGATCGAATCTTGGAAATTGGCCCAGGAACAGGAATTTTAACCACTCAATTGCTATCAGGAGCTACGTCTGTTGTTGCGGTTGAAATTGATACGGATTTATGCAAAAATCTGGTTAAACGATTAGGCAATAAAGAGAATTTTTTATTATTACAAGGGGATATTTTAACCTTAGATATTGCAACGCAATTACAGAATTTTCCCAATTTCAAAAATCCCAATAAAGTTGTTGCTAATATTCCCTATAATATTACCGGGCCAATTGTTGAACAATTATTAGGAACCATTGGGGAACCAAACCCCAACCCATTTCAATTAATTGTCCTGTTAGTTCAAAAAGAAGTTGCTCAACGTATCACCGCCCATGCAGGGTCTAAAACCTTTGGGGCGTTGTCTGTTCGAGTCCAATATCTCGCCGACTGCGATTATATCTGTGATGTCCCCGCAAAAGCCTTTTATCCCCCGCCAAAAGTGGATTCTGCGGTGATTCGTTTGCGTCCCCGTCCCATCCAACATCCCGCCTCTAACCCCCAATATTTGGAAACTTTACTCAAATTAGGATTTTCCAGTAAACGCAAAATGTTAAGAAATAATTTACAAAGTGTGGTCAGTCGAGATCAATTAACCCAATTACTGGAACAATTAGAGATTAACCCCCAAGTTCGCGCCGAAGACCTCAGTGTTGAACAATGGGTAAATTTGAGTAACTGTTTATGGACTGAACTATCAGTCAACGATCAACAGTTGTAG
- a CDS encoding type II toxin-antitoxin system death-on-curing family toxin yields MLYLTIEQILDIHHQIIAQTGGGLGITNRGLLESAVAQPQMTFGGQELYTTLAEKAAALGFSLIKNHPFLDGNKRTGHAAMEVFLILNGFEINANVEEQEKVIIQVASGEITRKEFTHWLQSVIIPFNLSEENL; encoded by the coding sequence ATGCTCTACTTAACTATAGAACAAATTTTAGATATTCATCATCAAATTATTGCTCAGACGGGTGGGGGTTTAGGAATTACAAATCGGGGTTTACTGGAATCGGCTGTTGCTCAACCGCAAATGACTTTTGGGGGCCAAGAACTTTATACGACTCTTGCAGAAAAAGCGGCAGCATTAGGTTTTTCTTTGATTAAAAATCATCCGTTTCTGGATGGGAATAAAAGAACGGGTCATGCAGCAATGGAAGTTTTTTTAATCCTGAATGGTTTTGAAATTAATGCCAATGTAGAAGAACAGGAAAAAGTTATTATTCAAGTCGCATCAGGAGAAATCACCAGAAAAGAATTTACCCATTGGTTACAATCAGTAATTATTCCTTTTAATTTAAGTGAAGAAAACCTATAG
- a CDS encoding amino acid ABC transporter substrate-binding protein: MNKKLAVSLLTLLFTVNFPLLGWAETVLEKVNRTGVLTAGVRTDAVPFGYTDNNNALQGYSVDLIKLIQQRLEKQLNKPIKLELKTVTLKNRFTQIETGQLDIVCEATSITPEREEMVDFSIPYFTSGIQLLVREADAERLDPTKASETQLETIRENNITVGFLLGTTTDDEFRPIYPEAKWQVVGSRADGIRRLKSEEIDLMASDGILLLGELWEQGEDFKAFRLVPEQPLTFENYGCILPQNSAQWGTLVNQTITSEENTQLWNQWFDPKTGRFPYQRFQSKAKP, from the coding sequence ATGAACAAAAAACTGGCTGTTTCTCTCTTGACTCTTCTCTTTACCGTTAATTTTCCTTTATTAGGTTGGGCCGAAACCGTGTTAGAAAAAGTAAACCGGACAGGGGTGCTGACCGCAGGGGTGAGGACGGATGCGGTTCCCTTTGGTTATACTGACAACAATAACGCCTTACAAGGATATTCTGTTGATTTAATTAAATTGATTCAACAGCGTTTAGAGAAACAATTGAATAAACCGATTAAATTAGAATTAAAAACCGTCACCTTAAAAAATCGATTTACTCAAATAGAAACAGGTCAATTAGATATTGTCTGTGAAGCCACCAGCATTACACCAGAACGAGAAGAAATGGTTGATTTTTCCATTCCCTATTTTACCAGTGGAATTCAACTGCTAGTCCGAGAAGCGGATGCAGAACGTTTAGATCCCACAAAAGCCTCAGAAACTCAATTAGAAACTATCCGAGAAAATAATATCACCGTTGGATTTTTACTCGGAACCACAACAGATGATGAATTCCGTCCCATTTATCCTGAAGCAAAATGGCAAGTTGTGGGTAGTCGTGCGGATGGAATTCGTCGGTTAAAATCAGAAGAAATTGATTTAATGGCGAGTGATGGGATTTTATTATTAGGTGAATTATGGGAACAAGGCGAAGATTTTAAAGCGTTTCGTTTAGTACCTGAACAACCTTTAACCTTTGAAAATTACGGCTGTATTTTACCTCAAAATAGTGCTCAATGGGGAACCTTGGTTAACCAAACCATTACCAGTGAAGAAAATACTCAACTATGGAACCAATGGTTTGACCCTAAAACAGGGCGTTTTCCTTACCAACGTTTTCAAAGTAAAGCTAAACCTTAA
- a CDS encoding nucleotidyltransferase domain-containing protein yields MQLSEAIAHKFQPEKIILFGSYAYGNPQDDSDVDLLVILPYKGSSFRKTWEILNKIQPKFAIDLLVRSPIEVEQRLAWNNFFLREIIEKGKVIYESPNR; encoded by the coding sequence GTGCAATTAAGTGAGGCTATTGCCCATAAATTTCAGCCAGAAAAAATTATTTTGTTTGGCTCTTATGCTTATGGTAATCCCCAAGATGACTCGGATGTAGATTTATTAGTAATTTTGCCATACAAGGGAAGCAGCTTTCGCAAAACTTGGGAAATTTTGAATAAAATTCAGCCTAAATTTGCTATAGATTTGTTAGTACGAAGTCCTATAGAGGTGGAGCAACGCCTCGCATGGAATAATTTTTTTCTGCGGGAAATTATCGAAAAAGGAAAGGTGATTTATGAATCCCCTAACCGTTGA
- a CDS encoding DUF3082 domain-containing protein: protein MIESTSKTPQTTSQTDTINLFRCITNGLMYGGVALVFYKLTHIIAEKFANKPIQSENFTVIQISTAVRTLVVGLFTMGTVLFSFLSVGVILLAIYVSIQRLIKPNVPSSNG, encoded by the coding sequence ATGATTGAATCTACTTCTAAAACACCTCAAACGACCTCACAAACAGATACTATTAATTTATTCCGTTGTATTACGAATGGGTTAATGTATGGGGGAGTTGCCTTAGTCTTTTATAAATTAACCCATATTATCGCTGAAAAATTCGCTAACAAACCGATTCAATCCGAGAATTTTACGGTGATTCAAATATCAACAGCAGTTCGTACCCTGGTTGTGGGTTTATTCACAATGGGAACGGTTTTGTTTAGTTTTCTATCAGTGGGAGTAATTCTATTAGCAATATACGTTAGTATTCAACGGTTAATCAAACCGAATGTTCCCTCCTCCAATGGTTAA
- the ispE gene encoding 4-(cytidine 5'-diphospho)-2-C-methyl-D-erythritol kinase — MRSYSLIAPAKINLYLEIIGDRPDGYHELAMVLQSISLADQIDIQSIGIDTISVRCAHAEVPNDHTNLAYRAAALLAQQFPDAMAQFGGVEINIKKNIPIAAGLAGGSTDAAAVLVGLDLIWQLGLTQSELEELAAQIGSDVPFCIQGGTALATGRGEQLSPLTNLDHLYVVLAKYRNLGISTVWAYKTYRQQFSDSYVSDVQDLETRQQRVHSGPMVSAIMHRDGAEIGKLLHNDLEKVALPEYPQVLQLREAFEAQGVLGTMMSGSGPTVFALTESEAEALRVLEAVKTQIANPELEFWTAKFISTGIRLAHS; from the coding sequence ATGCGTTCCTATTCTTTAATTGCTCCGGCAAAAATTAACCTCTACTTAGAAATTATAGGCGATCGCCCCGATGGATATCACGAATTGGCGATGGTACTCCAAAGTATTAGTTTAGCCGATCAAATTGACATTCAATCGATTGGAATTGATACCATTAGTGTGCGCTGTGCCCATGCAGAAGTTCCCAATGATCACACGAATTTAGCTTATCGGGCGGCAGCCTTATTAGCCCAACAATTCCCCGATGCGATGGCACAATTTGGGGGAGTGGAAATTAATATCAAAAAAAATATTCCCATTGCCGCAGGTTTAGCGGGAGGTTCAACGGATGCGGCGGCGGTTTTAGTGGGTTTAGATTTAATCTGGCAATTAGGCTTAACTCAAAGTGAATTAGAAGAATTAGCGGCTCAAATTGGTTCGGATGTTCCCTTTTGTATTCAAGGTGGAACTGCCTTAGCAACGGGACGAGGTGAACAACTTTCTCCCCTCACGAATTTAGATCATTTGTATGTGGTTTTAGCTAAATATCGGAACTTGGGAATTTCGACGGTTTGGGCTTATAAAACCTATCGTCAACAGTTTAGTGATAGCTACGTTTCAGACGTTCAAGACTTAGAAACTCGTCAACAACGGGTTCATTCTGGGCCGATGGTTTCTGCAATTATGCACCGAGATGGGGCAGAAATTGGTAAATTGCTGCACAATGATTTAGAGAAAGTTGCCTTACCCGAATATCCCCAAGTCTTACAACTGCGAGAAGCTTTTGAGGCTCAAGGTGTTCTGGGAACCATGATGTCTGGTTCCGGGCCAACGGTGTTTGCCTTAACAGAATCTGAAGCCGAAGCTTTACGGGTTTTAGAAGCTGTAAAAACCCAAATCGCTAACCCAGAATTAGAGTTTTGGACAGCAAAATTTATTTCTACTGGTATTCGTTTAGCCCACTCATAA